The following proteins are co-located in the Sporosarcina pasteurii genome:
- a CDS encoding DUF948 domain-containing protein: MDLTGIGVLLIGIAILILAIFFARILNNIASILGGVDKTVEQLPKQLDNMFDETGKLLSNSNNTLSDVNEKLGTLTPLFHVVGDVGESTRRLSSKLVDVSKSTKSKLDTADPTEQKTKLGGLYGSTALGFYLFRKRKESKQNDGWKKYQS; encoded by the coding sequence ATGGACTTAACAGGGATTGGTGTATTGTTAATCGGAATTGCTATTTTAATACTAGCCATTTTCTTCGCGCGAATTTTAAATAATATCGCTTCTATTTTAGGCGGTGTAGATAAGACCGTTGAACAACTCCCGAAACAATTAGACAATATGTTTGATGAAACAGGGAAATTATTAAGCAATAGTAATAATACATTATCAGATGTCAATGAAAAGTTAGGTACATTAACGCCGCTTTTTCATGTCGTTGGAGATGTAGGAGAGTCGACACGTCGTTTATCTTCCAAGTTGGTTGATGTATCGAAATCAACAAAAAGTAAATTAGACACGGCTGATCCAACCGAACAAAAGACAAAACTCGGTGGCCTTTACGGTTCTACAGCACTTGGCTTCTATTTATTCCGTAAGCGTAAAGAATCGAAGCAAAATGATGGTTGGAAAAAGTACCAGTCATAA
- a CDS encoding DUF948 domain-containing protein, with protein MDWLGIGVLIIGIALLILVLILIKPLMKLATVLESARQTTDRLPKMLDDGATQAHDTFKQVNTTLENVNQQMNTMHPFFQVIGDASEAARQVSLQWLNKTAALKENTTEEQSVSSRKKYEGLYGVLSFVFYLSQKSDALKNFSKQLKH; from the coding sequence ATGGATTGGCTCGGAATTGGTGTTCTTATTATAGGTATTGCACTGCTTATACTTGTACTTATACTCATTAAACCTCTTATGAAATTAGCGACAGTTTTAGAAAGCGCACGACAAACGACAGACCGTCTTCCTAAAATGTTAGACGACGGAGCCACTCAAGCACATGATACATTCAAACAAGTAAATACAACGTTAGAAAATGTGAATCAACAAATGAATACGATGCATCCATTTTTTCAAGTCATTGGAGATGCCAGTGAAGCTGCTAGACAGGTCTCCTTACAATGGTTGAATAAAACTGCCGCATTAAAAGAAAATACGACGGAAGAACAATCCGTTTCAAGTCGAAAAAAATATGAAGGACTTTACGGTGTCCTCTCTTTTGTTTTCTATCTCTCACAAAAAAGTGATGCCCTAAAAAACTTTAGCAAACAATTAAAACATTGA
- a CDS encoding DUF948 domain-containing protein, whose amino-acid sequence MNFLLYASAAIAALALVIIAIFVIITYKSAKKTMDDVKQTVSRVETKVTYVTEKANGLLEKTNHIAEDAEQKLQAFEQLSKSAKDLEQTTRHLDASFQDIAQKVANPPEKERKIMEQASVVTETIARIYYGFKKENTKRQSSNGKSDNNHKKLPEPQKKLEYHE is encoded by the coding sequence ATGAACTTTTTACTCTATGCAAGTGCTGCAATTGCTGCGCTAGCGTTAGTCATTATTGCAATCTTTGTCATCATTACTTATAAAAGCGCTAAAAAAACAATGGATGATGTCAAACAAACAGTAAGTAGAGTGGAAACTAAAGTAACCTATGTTACTGAAAAAGCAAACGGATTACTCGAAAAAACGAATCATATTGCTGAAGATGCTGAGCAAAAACTACAAGCATTCGAACAACTTTCCAAAAGTGCTAAAGATTTAGAACAGACGACTCGTCACTTAGATGCGTCTTTCCAGGACATTGCACAAAAAGTTGCAAATCCTCCTGAAAAAGAGCGAAAAATTATGGAACAAGCAAGTGTTGTGACCGAGACCATTGCTCGTATCTATTACGGATTTAAAAAAGAAAATACAAAGAGACAATCATCAAATGGAAAGTCAGACAATAATCACAAAAAATTACCCGAACCGCAAAAGAAATTAGAGTATCACGAATAG
- a CDS encoding arylamine N-acetyltransferase: MNTGQYLKRINALLEKPSFNSLATLQKLHLQNVPFENLDVIRNVPIYLNFETIYKKIVEENRGGYCYELNGLFHSLLTDLGYTAHLISATVLRPNGEWAKADTHAAILVYLDKPYLVDVGFGATTPRRPIPLHGMTKTDVGETYKIVQQTETTFDLIREADGVNRTLYRFSNVKKELVDFHEGCVFNQVSKDSTFTHTDIVAIATETGRITLQDHTLTKVVNGVTEKTELSPEEKEFTLKNIFSLSLKKV; encoded by the coding sequence ATGAATACGGGGCAATATTTAAAAAGGATTAACGCACTTCTTGAAAAACCGTCTTTTAACAGTTTGGCTACTCTACAAAAACTGCATTTGCAGAACGTACCGTTCGAAAATTTAGATGTCATCCGAAACGTGCCCATCTACTTAAACTTCGAAACAATTTATAAGAAAATTGTTGAAGAGAATCGCGGTGGTTATTGCTATGAATTAAATGGTCTCTTTCATTCTTTATTAACAGATCTTGGGTATACAGCTCATTTAATTAGCGCGACAGTATTAAGACCAAATGGTGAATGGGCAAAAGCAGACACCCATGCTGCAATCCTAGTCTATTTAGATAAGCCTTATCTAGTCGATGTCGGATTCGGTGCTACAACACCTCGAAGACCCATTCCATTACACGGTATGACGAAAACGGATGTTGGAGAAACTTACAAGATCGTGCAACAGACTGAAACTACGTTTGATTTAATTCGTGAAGCTGACGGTGTTAACCGAACATTGTATCGATTTAGCAACGTAAAAAAAGAGTTGGTTGATTTTCATGAAGGCTGCGTATTTAACCAAGTTTCAAAAGACTCAACATTTACCCACACTGACATTGTTGCAATAGCTACTGAGACAGGCCGAATTACCCTTCAAGATCACACTTTGACCAAAGTCGTAAATGGTGTAACAGAGAAGACGGAGCTTTCTCCCGAAGAAAAAGAATTTACATTAAAAAACATTTTTTCACTTAGTTTGAAAAAAGTGTAA
- a CDS encoding peptide MFS transporter: MSKLTKQEIVDSVPQKGFFGHPKGLFTLFFTEFWERFSYYGMRAILVFYMYYEVTKGGLGLSQPLALSIMSIYGSLVYMSGIIGGWLADRIFGTSKAVFYGGILIMLGHIALAIPGSLTLFFVSMVLIVLGTGLLKPNVSSLVGDIYAKKDNRRDSGFSIFYMGINMGGFLAPLIVGEVGMKYNFHLGFGIAAVGMFLGLVLFNLTKKKNLGLAGLQPANPLNPEEKKKVYTRLGIGAFVVIVLMSVLIPLGWLTFESFILIVGILGFLIPTSYFIVMYKSSKTNDEERSRIIAYIPLFLASVMFWAIAEQGSTILALYADTRTNLNFLGIQISPAFFQSFNPLFIILLAPIFAWLWVKLGNRQPSIPRKFSLGLLFAGLSFIVILVPGYFSGTDALVSPLWLVLSIFILVLGELCLSPVGLSATTKLAPAAFSAQTMSLWFLSNAAAQALNAQIVKLYSAETEMLYFGIIGGAAIGLSLILFAVSPIISRFMKGVH, from the coding sequence GTGTCAAAATTAACAAAGCAAGAAATCGTGGACAGTGTTCCGCAAAAAGGTTTCTTCGGACATCCTAAAGGATTGTTCACATTATTCTTTACGGAATTCTGGGAACGTTTTTCCTATTACGGGATGCGTGCAATTCTTGTCTTTTATATGTACTACGAAGTTACAAAAGGCGGACTCGGTCTTAGTCAACCATTAGCGCTTTCTATTATGTCGATTTATGGATCACTCGTTTATATGTCTGGTATCATAGGTGGCTGGTTAGCAGACCGAATTTTCGGTACTTCTAAAGCTGTATTCTATGGCGGCATACTGATTATGCTGGGACATATCGCCCTTGCAATTCCTGGCAGTTTAACGCTATTCTTCGTTTCGATGGTGTTAATCGTTCTTGGTACTGGTTTATTAAAACCTAACGTTTCCAGCTTAGTCGGCGATATTTATGCTAAAAAAGATAACCGTCGTGATTCAGGATTCAGCATCTTTTACATGGGAATTAACATGGGCGGTTTCTTAGCACCACTTATCGTTGGAGAAGTTGGCATGAAGTATAATTTCCATCTAGGATTCGGAATCGCCGCAGTAGGTATGTTTTTAGGGCTAGTCTTATTTAACCTTACAAAGAAAAAGAATCTTGGTTTAGCAGGGCTACAACCTGCAAATCCTTTGAATCCAGAAGAAAAGAAAAAAGTTTACACTCGCCTTGGAATTGGAGCATTCGTTGTTATCGTTTTAATGAGTGTGTTAATTCCACTTGGATGGTTAACTTTTGAATCGTTTATTTTAATAGTAGGAATTCTAGGATTCCTAATTCCAACGTCTTATTTTATTGTTATGTATAAAAGTTCTAAAACGAATGACGAAGAACGTTCACGAATTATTGCTTACATACCGCTATTTTTAGCGTCTGTTATGTTTTGGGCGATTGCAGAACAAGGTTCAACAATTTTAGCACTTTACGCAGATACAAGAACGAATCTTAACTTTTTAGGAATACAAATCTCCCCTGCTTTTTTCCAATCTTTTAACCCATTATTTATTATCTTGTTAGCGCCTATCTTTGCATGGCTTTGGGTGAAACTTGGAAACCGTCAACCATCGATTCCGCGTAAATTCTCGCTCGGCTTATTGTTTGCAGGTTTATCATTTATTGTCATTTTAGTACCTGGTTATTTCAGCGGTACAGATGCACTAGTAAGTCCATTATGGCTAGTGCTAAGTATCTTCATCTTAGTACTAGGTGAATTATGTCTGTCACCTGTTGGCTTATCTGCAACAACAAAACTTGCACCGGCAGCATTTTCGGCGCAAACGATGAGTTTATGGTTTTTATCAAACGCTGCTGCCCAAGCATTGAACGCACAAATTGTTAAATTGTATTCTGCTGAGACAGAAATGCTTTATTTTGGAATTATTGGTGGGGCTGCGATAGGATTAAGCCTTATATTGTTCGCCGTATCACCCATTATTTCACGTTTTATGAAAGGCGTTCATTAA
- a CDS encoding PepSY domain-containing protein, whose protein sequence is MTNHWYGYNPHWQAQRQPNQYSRYSRISIDDAMAIALEQIPGEVVKVELDTDNGAFVYEVDIISRQGIKYEFEIDAETGRIIKMHQD, encoded by the coding sequence TTGACAAATCATTGGTATGGTTATAATCCTCATTGGCAAGCACAAAGGCAACCAAATCAGTATAGTCGTTATAGCCGCATTTCAATTGACGATGCAATGGCCATAGCACTTGAACAAATTCCTGGTGAAGTTGTAAAAGTGGAATTGGATACAGATAATGGAGCGTTTGTCTATGAGGTTGATATCATCAGTAGACAAGGCATTAAATATGAATTTGAAATCGATGCGGAAACTGGAAGAATTATAAAAATGCATCAAGATTAA
- the ahpC gene encoding alkyl hydroperoxide reductase subunit C, producing MSQIGKTVEEFKASAYNAGNGEFIDVSEENFKGKWSVVCFYPADFTFVCPTELEDLQNQYATLKELDVEVYSVSTDTHFTHKAWHDHSDAISKIEYIMIGDPSQKISRSFDVLDEETGLAQRGTFIIDPDGVVQAAEINADGIGRDASTLVGKIKAAQYVRNNPGEVCPAKWEEGAETLKPSLDLVGKI from the coding sequence ATGTCACAAATTGGTAAAACAGTAGAAGAATTTAAAGCTTCAGCTTATAACGCAGGTAACGGAGAGTTTATCGATGTTTCGGAAGAAAACTTCAAAGGAAAGTGGAGCGTTGTTTGTTTCTACCCAGCAGACTTCACGTTTGTGTGCCCGACTGAACTTGAAGATCTTCAAAATCAATATGCAACTTTAAAAGAGCTTGATGTAGAAGTATACTCTGTTTCAACAGATACTCACTTTACACATAAAGCATGGCATGATCATTCAGACGCAATTAGCAAAATCGAATACATCATGATTGGCGACCCATCACAAAAAATCTCACGTAGCTTCGACGTACTAGACGAAGAGACAGGCCTTGCACAACGTGGTACATTCATTATTGACCCAGATGGCGTTGTACAAGCTGCAGAAATTAACGCTGATGGAATCGGCCGTGACGCAAGCACACTTGTAGGTAAAATCAAAGCTGCACAATACGTGCGTAATAATCCAGGTGAAGTTTGCCCAGCTAAATGGGAAGAAGGCGCAGAAACACTTAAGCCTAGCCTAGACCTAGTAGGAAAAATCTAA
- the ahpF gene encoding alkyl hydroperoxide reductase subunit F codes for MLDKDIKAQLAQYLEMMEGDVLLKISAGTDKVSNEMIALVEELASMSSHIKVEKAELERTPSFSVNRVGEETGVTFAGIPLGHEFTSLVLALLQVSGRAPRVDEKVIEQVKNLEGEYHFESYISLSCQNCPEVVQALNVMSVLNPNITHTMIDGAVFKEEVESKNVMAVPTVFLNGESFSSGRQSIEEILAKLGSGPDASEFENKEPFDVLVVGGGPAGASAAIYAARKGVRTGIVADRFGGQILDTATIENFISVNRTEGPKLAASLEEHVKDYEIEVMNLQTATGLEKKDLFEIELENGAVLKSKSVILSTGASWRNVGVPGEAEFRNKGVAYCPHCDGPLFEGKDIAVIGGGNSGIEAAIDLAGIVNHVTVLEFASELKADSVLQDRLYKLPNVTVVKNAQTKEITGTDSVNGITYIDRDTNEEHHIELAGVFVQIGLVPNTNWLGNAVERNNFGEIIVDKRGATNVPGVFGAGDCTDSAYKQIIISMGSGATAALSAYDYLGKTE; via the coding sequence TTGTTAGATAAAGATATTAAAGCGCAATTGGCCCAGTATCTTGAAATGATGGAAGGCGACGTACTCTTAAAGATTAGCGCTGGTACAGATAAGGTTTCAAATGAAATGATCGCATTAGTAGAAGAATTAGCTTCTATGTCATCTCATATTAAAGTAGAGAAAGCAGAATTAGAAAGAACGCCAAGCTTTAGCGTTAACCGTGTAGGTGAAGAAACTGGTGTTACATTTGCCGGTATTCCACTTGGCCATGAATTTACATCATTAGTTCTAGCTTTATTACAAGTAAGTGGTCGTGCACCAAGAGTCGATGAAAAAGTCATTGAACAAGTGAAAAATCTTGAAGGTGAATATCATTTTGAATCATACATTAGCTTAAGCTGTCAAAACTGTCCGGAAGTTGTCCAAGCGTTAAACGTAATGAGCGTGTTAAACCCGAACATAACACATACGATGATTGACGGTGCAGTGTTTAAAGAAGAAGTAGAAAGCAAAAATGTGATGGCCGTTCCAACAGTATTCTTAAATGGTGAGTCATTCTCAAGCGGACGCCAGTCAATCGAAGAAATTCTCGCCAAATTGGGCAGTGGACCCGACGCGTCCGAGTTTGAAAATAAAGAACCATTCGACGTTCTCGTTGTTGGGGGCGGTCCTGCAGGTGCAAGTGCCGCAATCTATGCAGCGCGTAAAGGCGTTCGGACAGGCATTGTAGCAGATCGTTTTGGTGGCCAAATTTTAGATACTGCAACGATTGAGAACTTTATTAGTGTAAATCGTACGGAAGGTCCAAAGCTTGCAGCAAGCCTTGAAGAACACGTTAAAGATTATGAGATTGAAGTAATGAATTTACAAACAGCTACCGGATTAGAGAAGAAAGATTTGTTCGAAATTGAGCTCGAAAATGGTGCAGTACTCAAGAGTAAGTCTGTGATTCTTTCAACAGGCGCTAGCTGGCGTAACGTAGGCGTCCCAGGAGAAGCAGAATTTAGAAATAAAGGTGTTGCCTACTGTCCACACTGTGACGGACCGCTTTTTGAAGGAAAAGATATTGCTGTCATTGGCGGCGGAAACTCAGGTATCGAGGCGGCTATTGACCTTGCAGGAATTGTCAACCATGTAACGGTACTTGAGTTTGCTTCGGAGCTAAAAGCCGATTCAGTTTTACAAGATCGACTTTATAAACTTCCAAACGTTACTGTTGTAAAAAATGCACAAACGAAAGAAATTACTGGGACGGATAGCGTAAACGGCATTACATACATTGACCGCGATACAAATGAAGAACACCATATCGAATTAGCAGGTGTCTTCGTTCAAATCGGTCTTGTGCCAAACACAAATTGGTTGGGCAATGCAGTCGAGCGTAATAACTTTGGTGAAATTATCGTCGACAAACGCGGTGCAACAAACGTACCAGGCGTATTTGGGGCTGGAGACTGTACGGATAGCGCCTATAAACAAATTATCATTTCAATGGGATCAGGTGCAACTGCAGCTTTAAGTGCGTACGATTATCTCGGTAAAACTGAATAA
- a CDS encoding ABC transporter permease encodes MAFTKRNILLYFRDKTSVFFSMLAVIILIGLYVFFLGDVTSKGLPDFPSKKSLLHSWFLAGVLAITSMTTTLGAFGILVEDRANKRYMDFYASPISRAKLVGGYIISALFIGFVMCLLTLLAANLFFISIGESQTTLSDMLLLTGVIVLSVLSSSAMVLFVVSFFKTSNAFAAASTVLGTLLGFLAGIYIPIGTLPDYLQTIVKLFPVSHSASLFRQILMESPMLDAFAQAPSDMKESFQLGMGVHYRVDGVLIQSLWSVYYLIGTTILFSCLSLILMRKKV; translated from the coding sequence ATGGCGTTTACAAAGCGTAATATTTTATTATACTTCAGGGATAAGACGTCTGTTTTCTTTTCGATGCTTGCCGTTATCATTCTTATTGGCTTATACGTCTTCTTTTTAGGTGATGTGACATCGAAGGGGCTCCCTGATTTTCCTTCAAAGAAATCATTATTGCATTCATGGTTTCTCGCAGGTGTATTGGCGATTACATCGATGACCACGACATTAGGCGCATTCGGTATTTTAGTTGAAGATCGAGCAAATAAACGATATATGGATTTTTATGCTTCACCGATTTCAAGAGCTAAGCTAGTAGGCGGATACATTATTAGCGCTTTATTCATTGGTTTCGTCATGTGTTTATTGACATTGCTTGCAGCAAATTTATTCTTTATTTCTATTGGAGAATCACAGACCACATTGTCAGATATGCTTTTATTGACTGGCGTGATTGTATTATCTGTTCTTTCAAGTAGTGCCATGGTGCTTTTTGTTGTCTCTTTTTTTAAAACTTCAAATGCTTTTGCAGCGGCCAGTACAGTGCTTGGGACACTTCTCGGCTTTTTAGCGGGAATTTATATTCCGATAGGTACATTGCCAGATTATTTACAAACGATAGTAAAATTATTTCCTGTATCACATTCAGCATCCCTTTTCCGCCAAATTTTGATGGAGTCTCCAATGCTTGATGCTTTTGCACAAGCCCCCAGTGACATGAAAGAATCTTTCCAATTGGGTATGGGTGTTCATTATCGAGTGGACGGTGTACTAATCCAAAGCCTATGGAGCGTGTATTACTTAATTGGCACGACAATTTTGTTTTCTTGTCTTTCATTAATCCTCATGCGCAAAAAAGTGTAG
- a CDS encoding ABC transporter ATP-binding protein translates to MKGFTVGKEDERIRREIGVVFQDSLLDPLLTVNENLKARGALYGMSKKELEEAIQRVATLTRLQSFLDRPYGKLSGGERRRTDIARALLHTPSILILDEPTTGLDAESRKSLWNTVLQLQRETKMTVFLTTHYIEEAANSDYVVVMDKGKIIVKGTPEQLKNDYSTDSLFITPIDPVNFKEILKQTSIQFIEDKTLFIIPLNDTLCAIPLLIKYKEYIASFEVKKSSLDDVFLEITKEKGE, encoded by the coding sequence GTGAAAGGATTTACGGTCGGCAAAGAGGATGAACGGATACGCCGAGAAATTGGGGTTGTCTTTCAAGATAGCTTACTGGATCCATTGTTAACCGTCAATGAAAACTTGAAGGCTCGCGGTGCCTTATATGGCATGTCCAAAAAGGAATTGGAAGAAGCGATTCAAAGAGTAGCCACTTTAACTCGTCTACAATCATTTCTCGACAGACCATATGGTAAATTATCTGGGGGTGAACGACGACGTACTGATATTGCACGGGCCCTTCTCCACACGCCTTCTATTTTAATTTTGGATGAACCAACGACAGGGTTAGATGCAGAAAGCCGAAAAAGTTTATGGAATACTGTTTTACAACTTCAAAGAGAAACAAAAATGACTGTTTTTCTAACGACACATTATATTGAGGAAGCAGCCAACTCTGATTATGTTGTTGTGATGGATAAAGGAAAAATTATTGTAAAGGGCACACCCGAACAATTAAAAAATGACTACTCAACAGATTCACTTTTTATTACACCGATTGATCCAGTAAACTTTAAAGAAATTCTTAAACAAACTAGTATTCAATTCATAGAAGATAAGACTCTTTTTATCATTCCATTAAATGATACATTGTGTGCAATTCCTTTATTAATAAAATATAAAGAATACATTGCTTCATTTGAAGTGAAAAAGTCTAGCTTAGACGATGTCTTTCTAGAGATTACAAAGGAAAAAGGTGAATGA
- a CDS encoding ATP-binding cassette domain-containing protein has product MTKIIEVNGLTKFFGNVQAVKNISFHVEEGTLFSFLGTNGAGKSTTISILLTLLKHDKGEVKAR; this is encoded by the coding sequence ATGACAAAAATTATTGAAGTAAATGGCTTAACAAAATTCTTTGGGAACGTGCAAGCTGTTAAAAACATTAGCTTTCACGTTGAAGAAGGTACGCTTTTTTCGTTTTTAGGAACGAATGGAGCTGGAAAATCAACAACAATTTCTATTTTATTAACCTTGTTAAAACATGATAAAGGCGAGGTAAAGGCGAGGTAA
- a CDS encoding ABC-F family ATP-binding cassette domain-containing protein, with protein MSQLIVENLSHTIGAKTLFKEIAFTITSGEKVGLIGINGTGKSTLLSILAGLDDADSITMEHPNDYRIVYLPQEPEVDPELTVLETVFKSDAPLIQMNLAYEYAVQALTEDPANEENQKQFEIVQNKMDTNGGWDLNSQARTILTRLGITTFDKKMGELSGGQQKRVALAKVLIEPSDLLLLDEPTNHLDVESITWLQDYLMNEQAAVIFVTHDRYFLDAVSTHIYELADQQLYAHAGNYGDFIEAKALREEMQAATESKLQNRFRAELKWIKRGARARSTKQKARIGRFEELKEQVKKDNVNDEMDANLKTTRLGRKVIEATNLSKSFGDKKIIDNFSCLLQSGDRIAIVGPNGVGKTTLLNLFSGEITSDTGELEIGSTVKIAHFHQHIPKMDDHKRMIEYIRETSNDIEDANGQRISASQMLERFLFPSRVHGTLIEKLSGGERKRLYLLKLLMEQPNVLLLDEPTNDLDIETLSILEDFIETFPGVVLTISHDRFFLDRTSSKLWILDGTGKVIIQDGIYTDYLETLNQPEEIPEKAQEVAPERVKKTVPKKRMSYMEKKEWDTIELEIETVETKIEEIEAEMESAGADYDKLRELTIQLEEKTAEYERLFERWSYLQELQENM; from the coding sequence ATGAGTCAATTGATCGTTGAAAATTTGTCCCATACGATTGGGGCGAAAACTTTATTTAAAGAAATTGCTTTTACGATTACAAGCGGAGAGAAAGTAGGGCTAATTGGTATCAATGGCACAGGTAAATCTACCTTACTGTCGATACTAGCTGGACTGGATGATGCCGATTCAATCACAATGGAACATCCCAATGATTACCGCATTGTTTATTTACCGCAAGAGCCTGAAGTTGACCCTGAACTAACTGTGTTAGAAACGGTGTTTAAAAGTGATGCACCTTTAATTCAGATGAACTTAGCTTATGAATATGCGGTACAAGCACTTACGGAAGACCCCGCTAACGAAGAAAACCAAAAGCAATTTGAAATCGTTCAAAATAAAATGGACACAAACGGAGGATGGGACTTAAACTCACAAGCGAGAACCATTTTAACACGTCTGGGGATTACGACATTCGATAAAAAAATGGGTGAGTTATCAGGCGGGCAACAAAAAAGGGTTGCACTCGCAAAAGTACTGATTGAACCATCTGATTTATTATTATTAGATGAACCGACAAACCATTTAGACGTTGAATCTATCACTTGGCTCCAAGATTACTTAATGAACGAACAAGCAGCGGTCATTTTCGTCACGCATGACCGGTATTTTTTAGATGCTGTTTCAACACATATTTATGAATTGGCTGATCAACAACTTTATGCACATGCCGGTAATTACGGCGATTTTATTGAAGCCAAGGCATTGCGTGAAGAAATGCAAGCGGCGACAGAGAGTAAATTACAAAATCGTTTCCGTGCCGAATTAAAATGGATAAAGCGTGGGGCTCGGGCAAGATCGACAAAACAAAAAGCGAGAATTGGACGCTTTGAAGAACTGAAAGAACAAGTGAAAAAAGACAATGTCAATGATGAAATGGATGCGAACTTGAAGACCACACGACTTGGTAGAAAAGTGATTGAAGCAACAAATCTCTCTAAGTCATTTGGCGATAAAAAAATCATTGATAACTTTTCCTGTTTACTCCAATCTGGAGACCGTATAGCTATCGTAGGTCCTAACGGAGTGGGAAAAACAACATTACTCAATTTGTTTTCCGGTGAAATTACTTCAGATACTGGAGAGTTGGAAATAGGTTCTACAGTAAAAATTGCTCATTTCCATCAGCATATTCCCAAAATGGATGACCACAAAAGAATGATAGAATATATTCGTGAAACATCAAATGATATTGAAGATGCGAATGGCCAACGCATTTCGGCTTCTCAAATGCTTGAGAGATTTTTATTCCCGTCGCGTGTTCACGGCACACTCATTGAAAAGTTATCCGGTGGTGAAAGAAAACGACTGTATTTATTAAAGTTGTTAATGGAACAACCGAATGTTCTTTTATTAGATGAGCCAACGAATGACCTAGACATAGAAACATTATCTATTTTGGAAGATTTTATTGAAACATTTCCAGGTGTCGTGTTAACTATTTCTCATGACCGATTCTTTTTAGACCGAACTTCATCTAAACTTTGGATTCTAGATGGTACAGGTAAAGTTATTATACAAGACGGAATTTATACAGATTATTTAGAAACGCTAAATCAACCTGAAGAAATACCAGAGAAAGCACAAGAAGTAGCCCCTGAGAGAGTTAAGAAAACAGTCCCAAAGAAAAGAATGTCATATATGGAAAAGAAAGAATGGGACACAATTGAACTAGAAATTGAGACAGTTGAAACGAAAATCGAAGAGATTGAAGCAGAAATGGAGTCAGCAGGCGCTGATTACGATAAACTAAGAGAACTGACCATTCAATTAGAAGAGAAGACAGCAGAGTATGAAAGATTATTTGAACGTTGGTCATATTTACAAGAATTACAGGAAAATATGTAG
- a CDS encoding NifU N-terminal domain-containing protein produces MKITSIERTPNPNSMRIVFDTELPAGTSYNYKKSDADNAIEPAASMLKVNGVEGIYHVMNFMAVERNGDVDWDVIIPEIEKAIDK; encoded by the coding sequence ATGAAAATTACATCAATTGAAAGAACACCAAATCCAAACTCCATGAGGATTGTTTTTGATACTGAACTACCGGCAGGGACAAGTTACAATTATAAAAAAAGTGATGCAGACAATGCGATAGAACCAGCTGCATCTATGTTAAAAGTTAACGGTGTTGAAGGTATTTATCACGTAATGAACTTTATGGCCGTAGAAAGAAACGGAGACGTTGACTGGGATGTCATCATTCCAGAAATAGAAAAAGCCATCGACAAATAA